One genomic region from Streptomyces sp. NBC_01304 encodes:
- a CDS encoding VOC family protein gives MNRTAPEGYTSVAPWVVTDDTGALLDFVTAAFDGEEIARVQVEDGSIGHGEIRVGDTVVLAFDRQDDWPVMPSLLRIYVPDADAAMAAAVAHGARVVTEAVDNAWGDRGGRVRDPFGNIWWVTSRVEEVAPDVAWQRMSEPKYADAMRMAQETLDAELSGRESGVASAPQRPAD, from the coding sequence ATGAACCGCACCGCACCCGAGGGCTACACCAGCGTCGCGCCGTGGGTCGTCACCGACGACACCGGCGCCCTGCTCGACTTCGTCACCGCGGCGTTCGACGGCGAGGAAATCGCCCGCGTCCAGGTCGAGGACGGCAGCATCGGCCACGGTGAGATCCGGGTCGGCGACACGGTGGTGCTGGCCTTCGACCGGCAGGACGACTGGCCCGTGATGCCGTCGCTGCTGCGGATCTACGTTCCCGACGCGGACGCCGCGATGGCCGCGGCCGTCGCCCACGGGGCGCGGGTGGTGACCGAGGCCGTCGACAACGCGTGGGGAGACCGCGGCGGCCGGGTGCGGGACCCGTTCGGCAACATCTGGTGGGTGACGAGCCGCGTCGAGGAGGTGGCACCGGACGTGGCCTGGCAGCGCATGTCCGAGCCGAAGTACGCGGACGCGATGCGCATGGCCCAGGAGACCCTGGACGCCGAGCTCAGCGGCCGGGAGTCCGGCGTGGCGAGCGCCCCGCAGCGGCCGGCCGACTGA